The genomic interval TCCTGCCCTTTAAACGGACCGGTTTCCCACGTCATAATCGGTTGCATTCCTAAGATTGCCTGCCTAAATTCCTTTGCCTGTGACTGATAAAAATCCAGTGGCAGCCCGGTTGAAACCTGTACATGTTCATCATCTGTAACCAGCTGAACAGCTACATTTAATAATACCTGCGTATAAACATGAGTAAATCGTTCCTGTTCAAATATACGGGAAACAGAACGTGATTCATTGGCCAAGTCACCGACAAAGTAATCTTCTTCTTTAAAATAAACATGCATATTTTTTAGATTATTCGGTTCCTCCCCCATGACACTGGTAAGATTTCGATGATAGCCTTTCCCTACTAATGATGGAAACACAACGTGTTTTCCAGAAGACGACATAGCTTTTACATATCCATAACCCAAATCAACTGCGACATGCTCCATAATTTTCTCTCCTTTTCAAAAGCTTATTTTTAATCGTCAGGTCTTCTCCGCCCTTTTTATCGATACATTTCTGTAAAATAGAAGTCAGTCAAATCAGACTCTCCTTAATTGCCATTTTAAGCCTATATGGTCGTAATCATTTCTTTTCCTAAATAAACCAGTAACAGCAGTGCTGTGCAACGATCTATAAGAAAAAACGTCCTTTGTGTAACGTTCAGCCCAATTTCTTTGGGGGCTGGATAGAAACATTGCACCTTTCCGGTAAGCATATCGCCTATTATATGTGCTATCACCCCAAAACCTGCTGATAGCCATACCCACTCACGTGTAAATGGATACAATACCAGGACGACTGCTACGACAAATAATAGCGAATGTGTCGCGGTGCGATGACCAAACATTTTATTAATCAGAAGCGATAGCGGGAATACCATTTTCCCAAACTTCGATTTAGGCTCATCCAAATCTGAAATAACAGCAGCTATCCCACCTACCACAGCTGCCCGCCAGTCTCCTGTAACAACATAACCTGCAGCTAACCCAGACAACAGATGTGTCCTCCACTCCATAATCATTCCTCATTCTATTTACTTATTAGGCATAACAACTTCTCCAACGCCTAACTGTCCAACCCAGCTGCAGTGGAAACATATATAAAAAGCAGGGTCATTGGACATCTTGCCTAACAATAAGTATGTTTTACTATGACATTTCGGACATGGTGTAACTTGCGACATTTGAATTGTATAAGCCGATTTGAAATGGTTCATGGTACCTCTCTCCTTCTCCATAGTTATCTTCCAAAAATCTTTGTATGGCTTTCTCTGTTCCGACTTGTAAATTTAATCCATTTTTATCCTGCGTATACCATAAGACATTCTCTAATTCTATTAAACTAATACGCATCTTGATTATCTTACCTCCCGAAAAAGTCCATATTTGGCTGAATGCTGTTATAGAAATGCCAGCAGCATCCGGGTTGTATTTTGGGTTCAGCCCATCCTGTGCTACCAAATACTTTTAACATCATTTATTCAAAGCGTTAATCCTGCTTTTATTTTTCGCACGACCATGACACCCGTCTGAGCAAGAGCACATCATTTATCATGACAGCTGTATAGAGAAGAGTGAGAAAGGAAATCTCGACCCTGTTTGCCGTCATTACTGTCATAACAACGATGACAGGAATTTTAGGGTGTGGTTTTTTGACCACACATGTGTGGCTTTTTTGCCACACCCCCAAGGTGAAGATGTTGGAAATGTCAAGGTGTGATTTGATACCACAGCTTGACTGTATAACGTCGTTTAACCCCCGTCATACCAAGATTCGAGGGTGTGGCTTTATATCACACTCATTCATGTCGCTTGAATTGCAAATACGTTTTACGCCGATATAATCGACCGAATTCATGCCCATTCTTCAACCATAGTTTCCAGGCTAGATACACTTTTTTGCGTTCTAATATATCAAATTCCATCACCAATCTGGCCAATGTAGCATTAATACGGTTGCGATCTCCTGCATAAATGATTTCCGGATTCATAAATAGTGGACGTTGGGATACACTTCGTTTATGCACTTTTATCTCCTGCGCATTTACAAATTCAAATAGCATTCCTTTAGCAAGAAGTCGGGATACCGTCTTACTTGTAGCCGTGCGTTCTCGATTTAAATAGCGTGCTATCTCCGATATACTCATAAATTCATTGGTTTCTCGGTTAATAATGGCATTGGAATGAAATTGCACTAGTGGCATGAGAGACAGCAATAATCCTAATTCGCTATTCGTTAGATGTTTACTCTGGATGACGATATCCAAATTTTCCTGTATTGCCTGACAAAAAAGGGCTTTGTTTTTCTGCTTTAATTTATAAATTCCATAACCTTGCTGATTAGCTTTTGTTTCCTGCTGCGTTACCTCGCTTAAATCAACCTCTTGTTGCAGGCTGGATGACCGTGCTTTACCTTCTGCCTCGCTGAGGGATTGTCTCAAATTCTCTTTCATGATCGTTTTCCTTCCGAAATAAGCAACGTTCTAATTCAAACGTTGCCATATTCCCAAATGTCATCTTCTCGTTGAGCGGGCTCATATGAATTCGTATATTTATTTATTCGTTCAGCGAGTCGGCTGTTGCGTTTCATAATTTGGTTATTTGCAACAGCTGTATTTAAGGCTTTTTCTGTTCCAATGACCACCATTTTTTCTTTGGCACGTGTCATAGCCGTATACATTAGGTTTCTTGCGAGCATCATATAATGACTTGTCGTAGCAGGGATAAGCACAATCGGTGCCTCACCACCCTGTGCTTTATGAATCGTAATCGCATAGCCCAGATTCAATTCTTTGGTCTCTGTTTTGGTATATATGATCTCTTTACCAAAATAGTCAACTACCATAACGTCAATCGCGTTCCCGTCGTCATCCGTTGTTTTCCTGAATCCGGTAATGACACCCATATCGCCATTAAAGATTTGCTTATCATAGTTATTTTTTATCTGAATAACTTTGTCCCCAAGACGAAAAAGATTCTTACCTATTGTCCATTCTTGTTTCGTTGCACCGGATGGATTAAGTTTATCCCGAAGCATTCCATTTAATATTTCTGTTCCGACCGGACCTTTCCTCATGGGACTGAGAACCAGAATATCTGATAAGTCATAACCTAACTCATGAAAACGACTCGCACCTCGCACAAGTAACTCCGCAATCTTCTTTGGATATTGCTGAACCAGAAAATAAAAGTCATCTTTTTCTTTATCAAAGACAATGAACTTGCCCTGATTAACACGGTGAGCATTTCTAATGATCTGACTTTCTTGTGCCTGGCGAAATACCTCGGTCAACTTTATTGCTGGCAGTCCGGCTTGAATCATATCGCGCAGAACATTTCCAGGCCCTACAGATGGTAACTGATCAGTGTCCCCCACAAATAATACTTTCGTATTTTTGTTCAGTGCCTGCATTAGATTGTTGGCTAAACTAACGTCCACCATGGACATTTCATCAATAATAAGTAAGTCACAAGGTAGCTTATTATCCTGATGATATTCCGGGATCTCTCCCTGCCGATATCCAATAAGCCGATGAATGGTTGAAGCTTCTTTCCCGGTCACTTCAGCCAATTTTCGGCTAGCTTTCCCTGTAGGCGCAACAAGACGAATCCTATGGTTGGAAAACAATTGCTCATATATATTTATCATTGTTCGAATGACGGTTGTTTTTCCTGTACCGGGGCCACCCGTTAAAATGAGTAATTGCCTAGTCAACAATTCTTGAATAGCCTTTCGTTGCTCTGAAGCTAGAATTATCCCGTGTTTTTTTTGGTATTTATCTATCTGCTTTTCTAAATAAGGTGTTGATATGCCATCTTGTGCACTCTTCATTCTGGAAAGTTTCCAAGCCAGGTTTTGTTCGTGATGATATAAAAAAGACGGATATACACATTTATCTTCCATTACAATAGATTTTCCGTCCATATTCATAATACTGTTTTCCAATTCCTCGGCCGATATCGCATCCTCACCATAAGCATTATGGTTAAGTGCTTTTGTAGCCTCTTCCAGCAACTGTTCTTCCACCATATACGTATGGCCGGATTGAAAGCATGAATTATGCAGGACATATTTTAAACAGGCCTCTATCCGATACCCGGATGTTGGTATGGTACCTATACGTTTAGCAATTTCATCTGCTTTAAGAAAGCCAATAAGATTTAATTCGGTAAGTGTATAGGGATTTTCTTTTAAAATGTGAACTGAATTAGAACCCTATTCTTTATACACACGCAGGGCCATCTTCGCTGTAATACCGTATTCAAGCAGTTGCGACACTATTTGTTGTGCTTCAAACGTCGAACGGACACTTTCAGCAATTTTAGCGGAACGTCTCTTGCCTATCCCTTTAATGTTCAGTAAACAAGACTTGCCTTGCTTGGAGATAGTCGTCAATGCATTTTCCCCTAAAGCATTGACTATTTCTTCAGCCTGCTTCTTACCGCAACCCTTAACTAACGGAGAAGACAAAAAGGCTATCATCTGATTCCTCGTTTGTGGTAAGGGACGTTCCCATTGATCTACAATAAATTGTTGTCCATATTTTTGATGTGTTTCAATCGAACCATGGACCGTTAATGCTTCGTTCTTTTCCATCCCGTAAATATTGCCCTTAATTTTTATATCCCGCTCTTTCGTTCGCAACATAGCAATTAAAAAATCATCTTTTCGGTATAGTATACTTGTAATTGTTCCAGTCAGTTTCATCATTCCAACACCGCCTGGTTTTGTTGCAGCCACTGTTGTAATCGGCAGATAAATATGGAAGATGAGTTTAGTTGAAACGGGATAGAACCTTTTGGCACTATGTTTTGATATAGCTGTTTAAACATCGTTACAGGTAGCTTTACGATCTTACGATTATTTTTAATAAATGCTTTCACACGCTTCGCGATATTAACTACATTGGATGTTACCTGTTGAACTTCTTGTTCAATTTCTGTACTATTGCTTTAGCCGGTTTTAATTCACTTCAAAAATGTTGGCACATCCGAACTTGGCAAAAAATAAATTTCACTCACTTTTAAGGTTTATCAAAATTTCGGGGGTGTTCTGGGGGTGCTTTGGGGGTGAATTAAAATATTATTAACCCTTAGCACACCATGTTGTCAGCGGTTGTTGAACTGTATTTGTATTAGGTCTTAAACTTTGTTAAACGAAAATAAAGGGTCATGCACTACCTATCCAAATTAAATCACTAGAACAACCATACTTATAACGATCGCTTGTACCCATGATTCCAAGGAATAAAGATAGTAGGTTTCAGTACTTCATGGGGATTCTTTCATGTTTTTATAATCGTCTTTATGAATTACTACTCGGCAAAAGTTAGCCTTTTAAGCCCCTCCATCCGCACAGCCAGCGTACCACGGACAATCACTTCTAAGTTCTGCTGGCGGGACCCGCCTCCCTCGGTGCACCATTGGCTGGTTGTTCGAAGAGGTCAAATAGTTGATCTCCGGCCGTATTTGTATCAATAGTGACTTTTCGCCTTAAGTGGCCCTCTTCATTTATTTTGATTAGCAAGTTCTGTAATGTAATCAAAAAAAGTATTCCGATCCACTTCAATTCTACTTCTCTTCCATTCTCAGAGAGTTTAGTTCTTCCTTGACATTCCGTGAATCACCACATTATTTCGGGTTCCTATCTCCACATTAATCCAGCCAAAAATCTGAAATAATCCGCAAATATTTTCACGCTATTTCAGATTTGCACATTATCTCATTTTCTTCTTCAAATTATTCCAGATGGTACGTGTTAGAATGTGGCCCCTTCTCTTCAAAAAGGGACCACATATGGTTTATAATCAGCTGTATTAATATGGACTTTATAGATCTCTGTTTTCCGTAAGTTGAAGGCGACACCTTAAGTTCGATTGTCCAGTTCCTATATGCATCCGTATCTGAAATCACGACAACTTGATAATATTGATTATTGATGCATAGTTCCATCGAGTCGCTCATCCGTTCAATCCCGTTTTGGATTTGTCGAAATAAATTCTCTTTACGAAACTTGGGTTCTTCACCTAATCCATAGGCCAATCCCCGGTAGAAGTCCATGACGCTCCCCGTTGATAGGGGGAAATAAACGACATGATATAGAGAACGGTTTAAGAATGCTTGAAAGGCTCTTAAAGCGAATGTCTTGCCTGCGCCAGGTTCACCCACCAATAACCCCATACCTCTGATCTTTTTTAGGTAATCCAAACGTGCAAGGGTTTCTTGATAAGACGAAGAAGCGAAAGCTTCCGACGAACTAATCTCTTTTGTAAAGGGCTCATGAGCCAATGAATAAAATGACTTATACACTTAATTCACCATCCCTGCCTTCTGCCATCTTGGAGAAAGACATGGACGAGCGATTTCGCTTGATGTGGGCATTATCCTCCAACGCGACTGGATGGATTTCGGCCTCCATATTCCCATCTTCATAGAAATGAACATGGGCGATAGCCCATGCTATAAAAACTCTGAACTTTATCTCTAAAAGAGGTAAGCGGAGGATTAGAAATCTGTGTGATATACGTTTGATTATCATGAAATCACCGTTTATCCATAAGATATCGTTACATTAAAATATACATATTAGGGAATTATATATATTGGTCAAGTTTTACAATCTGCTAAATTGCCATGAGGGAAGGATGTTTAATATGTCTGAAAGAATTTTTATCAGCCCCGCGAAGTATGTACAAGGGAAAAATGCAATCGAGAAAATCGGGGACTACCTGAAGGATATTGGAAGTCAAACGGTTGTTATTGCTGATGAAACCGTATGGGATATTGCTGGACATAAAGTTGTAGATGCACTGAAAAAGAAAAACATAGCCTCAGAAGAAATTCTGTTTAATGGTGAAGCTTCAAATGAAGAAATTAAGCGGATTTCTAAAGAAGCCAAGGGTGCAGGAGCAACGATTGTTGTTGGTGTTGGAGGAGGAAAAACATTAGATACATCAAAAGCGATAGCAGACGAGCTGGACGCTTATACCGTTATTGTACCAACTGCTGCGTCTGCTGATGCCCCAACAAGTGCATTGTCGGTGGTTTATTCGGACGAAGGTGTTTTTGAATCATATCGTTTTTATAATCATAATCCAAATTTGATTCTTTTGGATTCACATGTTATTTCAGAAGCACCTCCACGTCTGTTGACATCGGGTATAGCAGACGCAATGGCCACATGGATTGAAGCAAGAGCAGTAATTAATTTTGGTGGAAGTAACCAGGCAGGAGGAACAACCACTATAGCTGCCAAGGCGATTGCTGAAAAATGTGAAGAAACCTTATTTAGATATGGTCATTTGGCATATGAATCCGCAAAAGCGAAAGTCGTAACCCCGGCACTTGAGGATATTATTGAGGCAAATACGCTCCTTAGTGGTTTAGGCTTTGAAAGTGGTGGTTTGGCTGCGGCTCATGCTATTCATAATGGATTCACAGCACTTGATGGCGAAATTCATCACTTAACACACGGTGAAAAAGTTGCTTTTGGTACATTGGCCCAATTAGCACTGGAAAAACATTCACTCGAAGAAATGGAAAGATATATCGGATTTTATATCAGCTTGGATCTGCCGGTTACACTGGAAGATATTAAGCTGAAAGATGCCACAAGGGAAGATATTATGAAGGTAGCTGAGGCTGCAATAGTTGACGGCGAAACGATTCACAATGGATTTAACGTCACAGCTGACGAAGTTGCGGACGCAATCTTTGCCGCTGATCAGTATTCAAAGGCATATAAAAAGAAATATAAGTAGTGAATTAAAAATGAATGGAAGGGAGAGTTCCCTTCCATTTTATCCAATAGATGAGACAGTACTAAGCAATCGAGCATAAATTCCGGACACAGACTCGAAAAGCGTCCAAACCCGTGATTGCATTTACACCATATTTGTTCAACCCAAGCACCACGCTTTACACCACCCCATCGGGAAGACCGATTCCTCACTCTATGACTTTCTTGGGTTTTTTTCCAGTGCATATCTTACTTTATGATTTTCTTTAATCCCACTACCATTAATATTCAACCCTGCAAGTTTTTCACAAACTCCAACACCACATCATTAAAACCCTCTGTTTCATCTTTTATCACGTTATGACTGCTGTTCTCGAATTGTGTTTGGCAAGTAAAAAGTACATAAAATGGCAGTAATTTTTACATAACCTTGCCAGCCCATTCACCTCAATGAAGCTTTCGCTTTTTATTATATTTTCAAGGTTCGAATAGTCCGTCGTGATAGCCGATTATTCAAGTGTTTTACTTTTTGACAAAGCATTTGTTAGTCGATAGCTCTCACCTGCGAAGGTGATGATATGAGCGTGATGTACAAGCCGGTCCATAATAGCCGCTGTGAGACGCTTATCGCCAAATATCGTGTTCCATTGCCCAAATTCCAAGTTGGAGGTAACGATCACGCTTATGTTTTCATAACACTCGGCAATCAAGCTGAAAAGCAATTCAGAACCGTCTTTATGAAAGGGCACAAAACCGAGTTCATCCAAGATGATCAATTCGGCTTTCCGGAATCCCTGCATAAATCGATGCAATGTCCCGTTACGGTGCTTTTCCAGTAGCTTGGAAACAAGGTCGTTTACGCGATAAAATCTCACCTCTTTTCCTCTCCGGCACGCTTCAACCCCTAATGCGGTGGACAGATGCGATTTTCCCGTCCCCACAGAACCCACCATCATGACATTTTGTTGGTTTTCCAGGAAGAATAAGTCCTTCAGGGCATCCATGGTAACCGTTGAAGGAAGTTCCGGTGCCCAGGACTCATCATAATCCTCCAACGTCTTCAGCTGGCTGAAGCCAGCCTTTTTGATTAAACGCTGCACTTTATTATGTTCTTGTGCCTGCACCTCTTTTTCCAAACAATGCAGAAGGAACTCTTCATATGTCTCGGCCTCGATTTGATCATAAATGTCGCCGATACGTCCCAGTTTCAGCTTTTTACAGTAAATCTGAATGCGTTCGTTCATCTCCATTATGACCTACCTCCCATGAGCGCGTTATACGCATCCAGAGCCGGTTCGTAATCCCTTAAATTGGAAGGTGTATAGGATTCCTCCAGATAGTCCGGTGCTTCCGGACGTATTGTACGATACAATTCCTGATAGACAATGCCTTCTTCGCCCCAAAGTCCAGTGGATATATGGTCAAGGGCTATGGTAATCTGATCCACATGG from Lentibacillus cibarius carries:
- a CDS encoding MarR family transcriptional regulator yields the protein MKENLRQSLSEAEGKARSSSLQQEVDLSEVTQQETKANQQGYGIYKLKQKNKALFCQAIQENLDIVIQSKHLTNSELGLLLSLMPLVQFHSNAIINRETNEFMSISEIARYLNRERTATSKTVSRLLAKGMLFEFVNAQEIKVHKRSVSQRPLFMNPEIIYAGDRNRINATLARLVMEFDILERKKVYLAWKLWLKNGHEFGRLYRRKTYLQFKRHE
- a CDS encoding metal-dependent hydrolase; its protein translation is MEWRTHLLSGLAAGYVVTGDWRAAVVGGIAAVISDLDEPKSKFGKMVFPLSLLINKMFGHRTATHSLLFVVAVVLVLYPFTREWVWLSAGFGVIAHIIGDMLTGKVQCFYPAPKEIGLNVTQRTFFLIDRCTALLLLVYLGKEMITTI
- a CDS encoding glycerol dehydrogenase; this encodes MSERIFISPAKYVQGKNAIEKIGDYLKDIGSQTVVIADETVWDIAGHKVVDALKKKNIASEEILFNGEASNEEIKRISKEAKGAGATIVVGVGGGKTLDTSKAIADELDAYTVIVPTAASADAPTSALSVVYSDEGVFESYRFYNHNPNLILLDSHVISEAPPRLLTSGIADAMATWIEARAVINFGGSNQAGGTTTIAAKAIAEKCEETLFRYGHLAYESAKAKVVTPALEDIIEANTLLSGLGFESGGLAAAHAIHNGFTALDGEIHHLTHGEKVAFGTLAQLALEKHSLEEMERYIGFYISLDLPVTLEDIKLKDATREDIMKVAEAAIVDGETIHNGFNVTADEVADAIFAADQYSKAYKKKYK
- the istB gene encoding IS21-like element helper ATPase IstB yields the protein MNERIQIYCKKLKLGRIGDIYDQIEAETYEEFLLHCLEKEVQAQEHNKVQRLIKKAGFSQLKTLEDYDESWAPELPSTVTMDALKDLFFLENQQNVMMVGSVGTGKSHLSTALGVEACRRGKEVRFYRVNDLVSKLLEKHRNGTLHRFMQGFRKAELIILDELGFVPFHKDGSELLFSLIAECYENISVIVTSNLEFGQWNTIFGDKRLTAAIMDRLVHHAHIITFAGESYRLTNALSKSKTLE